In a genomic window of Virgibacillus sp. SK37:
- a CDS encoding YneF family protein — MSTIWVVLIAIAALIVGVALGFFIARKYMMSYLKKNPPINEQMLRTLMMQMGQKPSQKKINQMMRAMNNQTGK, encoded by the coding sequence ATGAGCACTATTTGGGTCGTATTAATCGCTATTGCAGCATTAATTGTTGGTGTTGCTCTTGGATTTTTCATTGCTAGAAAATATATGATGAGCTATTTAAAAAAGAATCCACCTATTAATGAGCAAATGCTTCGTACGTTAATGATGCAGATGGGGCAAAAACCATCACAAAAGAAAATCAATCAAATGATGCGTGCTATGAATAACCAAACAGGAAAATAA
- the sirA gene encoding sporulation inhibitor of replication protein SirA yields MDAYSIYWIKEEVAAHYFHKSNLLYHFFKDYRNDLSNDILKKQFNYITRSFPESRLISHIKNYYNNAFMLQFNGSQLIIHQKKTYISLHMDEKQLKFRCNSLQDAEEILFPMLRSFHSNLFITGRNVNNFGWISPIITSNHGNQSEQVLYSFL; encoded by the coding sequence ATGGATGCATATTCTATCTACTGGATAAAAGAAGAGGTTGCAGCACATTATTTCCACAAAAGTAATTTATTATATCATTTTTTTAAAGATTATAGAAATGACCTCTCAAACGACATATTAAAAAAACAATTTAATTATATTACTCGTTCTTTTCCTGAATCACGATTAATTTCACATATAAAAAACTACTATAATAACGCTTTTATGTTACAATTTAATGGCTCACAATTAATCATTCATCAAAAAAAGACCTATATTTCTTTACATATGGATGAAAAACAATTAAAATTTCGTTGTAATTCTTTGCAGGATGCAGAAGAAATATTATTTCCTATGCTACGGAGTTTTCATAGCAATTTGTTTATCACAGGTAGAAATGTGAATAACTTTGGATGGATTTCTCCTATAATTACTAGTAATCATGGAAATCAGAGTGAACAAGTATTGTATTCCTTTCTTTGA
- the tkt gene encoding transketolase: protein MPNNIEEQSVNTIRTLSIDAIENANSGHPGLPMGAAPMAYTLWTDFMTHNPSNSKWFNRDRFVLSAGHGSMLLYSLLHLSGYNVTIDDLKQFRQWDSKTPGHPEVNHTDGVEATTGPLGQGIAMSVGMAMAEAHLAAKFNKDDIAVVDHYTYALVSDGDLMEGISHEAASLAGHLGLGKLIALYDSNDISLDGELNRSFSDNTEQRFQAYGWQVIRVEDGNDLNELRAAIRKAQENTAQPTLIEVKTVIGYGSPNKSASAASHGAPLGKDEVKLTKEFYKWGHEDFHVPEAVYSDFKEKIADNGAVAEEKWNQQLEAYKEKYPELANEFELALDGKLPVDWEKELPVFEPEKDTLATRASSGKVLNAIAKAVPNFFGGSADLAGSNKTSINDEDDFTRNNYAGRNVWFGVREHAMGAALNGMALHGGLNVYAGTFFVFSDYLRPAVRLSSIMNVPVTYVFTHDSIAVGEDGPTHEPVEHLAALRAMPGLSLIRPADGNETQAAWRLALESTDTPTALVLTRQNLPTLEGTKEHAYEGVKRGAYIVSKAEKDIPDALLLATGSEVQLAVAAQKELASKGIDVQVVSMPSWDRFNAQEEAYKNKILPPQVKKRVAIEMAASFGWERYAGSEGKIIAIDKFGASANGDKVIEEYGFTVENVVNHVKSFI from the coding sequence ATGCCAAACAATATTGAAGAACAATCAGTGAATACCATTCGAACTTTATCCATTGACGCTATCGAAAACGCAAATTCTGGTCACCCTGGTCTCCCAATGGGGGCTGCTCCGATGGCTTACACATTATGGACTGATTTTATGACACATAATCCGAGCAATTCAAAGTGGTTTAATAGAGACCGCTTCGTATTATCGGCGGGTCATGGATCTATGTTGCTATATAGCTTGCTGCATTTATCAGGATATAATGTGACAATTGATGATTTAAAGCAATTCAGACAATGGGATTCTAAGACTCCTGGTCACCCAGAAGTAAACCACACGGACGGAGTGGAGGCAACTACCGGCCCTTTGGGACAAGGTATTGCTATGTCTGTTGGTATGGCAATGGCTGAAGCTCATTTAGCAGCCAAATTTAATAAGGATGATATTGCCGTTGTTGATCATTATACGTATGCTCTAGTAAGTGACGGAGATTTAATGGAAGGCATATCACATGAAGCTGCATCTCTAGCAGGTCATCTTGGTCTTGGAAAACTAATTGCATTGTATGATTCTAATGATATTTCTCTAGATGGAGAATTAAACCGTTCATTCTCTGATAATACAGAGCAACGTTTTCAGGCCTATGGTTGGCAAGTGATTCGTGTAGAAGATGGGAATGACCTCAATGAGTTAAGGGCTGCGATTAGAAAAGCACAAGAAAATACGGCACAGCCTACATTGATTGAGGTCAAAACAGTTATCGGCTATGGTTCACCTAATAAATCAGCATCAGCTGCTTCCCATGGTGCACCACTTGGTAAAGATGAAGTAAAACTAACAAAAGAATTTTATAAGTGGGGTCATGAAGATTTCCACGTACCAGAAGCCGTTTATTCAGATTTCAAAGAAAAAATTGCTGACAATGGCGCAGTTGCTGAAGAAAAATGGAATCAGCAATTAGAAGCATATAAAGAAAAATATCCAGAGTTAGCCAATGAATTTGAATTAGCATTGGATGGTAAGCTTCCGGTAGATTGGGAAAAGGAACTACCTGTATTTGAACCTGAAAAAGATACGTTGGCTACAAGAGCTTCATCTGGTAAAGTGCTCAATGCCATAGCTAAAGCTGTACCGAACTTCTTTGGGGGTAGTGCGGATCTGGCAGGATCTAATAAAACATCCATTAATGATGAAGATGATTTCACACGTAATAACTACGCCGGACGGAATGTATGGTTTGGTGTCAGGGAGCACGCAATGGGTGCAGCATTAAATGGAATGGCTTTACATGGTGGTTTAAACGTGTATGCGGGAACTTTCTTTGTCTTTAGTGATTACTTAAGACCTGCTGTAAGATTATCATCCATTATGAATGTCCCAGTAACTTATGTTTTCACACATGACTCCATTGCTGTTGGAGAAGATGGGCCGACACATGAACCTGTAGAACATTTAGCTGCTTTACGTGCTATGCCTGGTTTATCGTTGATTCGCCCTGCAGATGGAAATGAAACTCAGGCCGCTTGGAGACTTGCTCTGGAGTCTACAGATACTCCTACAGCATTAGTTCTTACAAGACAAAATTTACCAACATTAGAAGGTACAAAGGAACATGCCTATGAAGGTGTCAAAAGAGGGGCATATATTGTAAGTAAGGCCGAGAAGGATATTCCTGATGCGCTATTGCTTGCAACAGGTTCTGAGGTACAATTGGCAGTGGCAGCTCAGAAAGAATTGGCTTCGAAAGGGATTGACGTGCAGGTTGTCAGCATGCCTTCTTGGGATCGTTTTAATGCACAAGAGGAGGCATATAAGAATAAAATTCTTCCTCCACAAGTGAAAAAACGTGTTGCCATAGAAATGGCAGCTTCCTTCGGTTGGGAACGATATGCTGGTAGTGAAGGAAAGATTATTGCTATCGACAAATTCGGAGCTTCAGCCAACGGAGATAAAGTGATAGAAGAATATGGATTTACTGTTGAAAATGTAGTAAACCATGTAAAATCTTTCATATAA
- a CDS encoding DUF896 domain-containing protein, which produces MLSKDKLERINQLAKKSKQEGLSNEEKIEQKKLREEYLKNVRSSFKNQFKSMTVMDPEGNDVTPQKVRDLQERNKKH; this is translated from the coding sequence ATGTTATCCAAAGATAAGTTGGAACGAATCAATCAGTTAGCTAAAAAATCAAAGCAAGAGGGCTTATCGAATGAGGAGAAAATAGAACAAAAGAAGTTGCGGGAAGAATATTTGAAAAATGTCCGCAGTTCTTTTAAAAACCAGTTTAAATCTATGACTGTTATGGATCCGGAAGGTAATGACGTTACCCCTCAAAAAGTGAGAGATTTACAAGAGAGAAACAAAAAGCATTAA